GCTGCAGGAAGTAGATGATTCCAGAAACCATCTTGAATTTAAGAAAGGCCAGGAAAGCAAGGAGGGAAAGATATCTTGGCTGTTAAGAGACATCAAAAAATTCGTACTCCGGGAAAAAATAGacaaaaggaaggatatattgaTTCCAAATAATTTACTGTGTTGTGCCAATAGTTTTTAATGTACCTGATCAGTATGTTGGGAGCTCttgagttttttctttttcttaggcATGATTTTAGGGTAACTTTTTTGTAATTTGTCATTGTGCTTAGTGTAggcttttgtaaaatcaatgtagGTCAAGATGATGACGAGAAGATGGTAGGTGACGAATCACTAAAGACTAATAGCAAGACATCCATCGAGAGTTCGTTCATTAAAGATAGTTGTTAGTGCCTACATTCCTGTTCAGTTTCTTTATATATAGACGATGGACTAATCGATGACTTATCTCAAGTCAGTGAAACTTCACCATCTCCCGCCCCTCTACCTAATGCATGTCTGAGTACTATTTGCACCTTCCACAAATTCAGGTAAATATATTTATTGAGCCTCTGTTAAGATTTTTGGTGTCACAGTTTTCTACATTTTCTGTTAACATAATTAAGTACAGTAGTTTGAATAAACTCTTAACATATCCCTTGATTGTGGTACGCATTCCACTGTCCATTCATGCATTTAGAATGCCAACTTTTGGGTGTTAGTATGTGCGCATTTTCTTTgagttattttttcctttttttttccttggtaTCTATTATTGTTTTCCAAAGGTGTTTAAAACGTTTGAATTTGAGAGTTTCTCTTAAAGTAGTTGTTAGTACAGATTTTGAATGAGCAAGCAGAGACCATAAACTGCTCTTGCACCAGAACTTATTTTTACATACCGTGGCGAGAATATGACGACCATGAGCTCATCAAATTTCATGGGTGTGAAAGCAAAGGGATGAATTAGCTTTGCTAAATTCCGGGTTTTTCCTAACCTTGCAAGGTGTATGCGATGTGAAATCCGTCTCTACATGGTATATGATCACTTAAATAAGTGGTAGACATTTTTGTTGGATTTCCTTGCATAGTGATCTTAGAAAAAAATTATGTTTTAGCAATGGGTTGTACCTAACTTAATTTTTTATTGTTGATTGCAGGCACACATTGTCTAAAACATCAAAGAATGGCAGTGACCATATCCGGAATGTAGCCACTTTGACCTACAATAACGGGGATAAAGTATCTAGAGTCATGGTGCGGTTCCTCTGTTCTCATTTGTGACTATCTGTATATTGTGTATAAATTTATATAAGTTTGACTTCAGTATGTCCTTCTCCTTTTATCTTTATACATTAGTTTTAACTTTTAACATGTCGTAACTACCTTTGTCTCTTAAGCAAGTCTTGAATATAAACTGGAATATCTAAGTCGTAACCTTCTGGAAAATAGGTAACTTTGAGAGCTCAAGTTTCACCTATTTGAGAACAAGAGCTGAGCCGGACGAAAGAACAATATGTTTCTGCCTTTTTGGTCACCTCTGTTACTCTAGATGTACTTTTttcgttttattttcttttcatacaAGATGGTGGTATGATTTCTACTTTATAATGTTCCGGGGTTTATTATCAAAGTATGTCCTGCTAAGGGTGTGGAGGACAATTGTTGGTTGTCGTTGTAGGAAGTGCTCTAGAAATGCTCTTGGAAATCTATCATTCCCCTCATTACAAATGTTTATTGATGCACATGCCCGTTGGATGCTAccaccattcctagcctcttacCTATTTATGGTGGAATTCCATGAAAGACAATGGCCAGTTTAAGACTTCAAACTTCATGAATGAGGCAAAGAAAAAAGCTCAAGTGATGCACACCGGAGAAAAAtatccagttaagaaaaactgaaATGATCAGAAAAAGTGATGAAAACTTCCACtcaaatgttttttttctttaattattttgGTGAGAACCTCTAAAAATCTTACTTCAAGCAGTGCAGAGAGAAACTGAAAATGCTGGAAGTGTTATACAGTGCTATTTAACACATAACAAAATGAGTAAGAGAGATCAAGCTTTGATGCTACTTTTGTTGATAACGCAGTCTAAGCTACAGGTGTAACAGGGTTCAACTGCGAAGCAAAGACCACTCAGGATGGAGCGATAATGTGACTGATATCAGCTCTATCTTTGGCAAGAGACAAAGAGACAATCAGCTGTTAGGTGGAGATTGAAGACAAGAATGTAATTAAACAGTGCAGGAAGAAATTAAAAACGCTGGAAGTAAACTCTGACAACAATCTTCTTGATATAtctaaaacctttttttttcttcctgattTAAGGTTAATTGAAGTGTAATCTACTAAGGCTTATTTGCCAAGCTTAGTAGAATTTGCAAAGGTTAACCAATGCCCTTTTTGCGAGGATGTCACAATTGAACACTAGCTTTATGTCTGAAAAACTCCTCGCTCTCCATTAGCTAATAGATATTGACAATTCTGATATTTAAGGCAGCCTAATTAATTTGTGATGATGAGTTTTTAGCTTAAATTTTGATCCAAAGAAATCTATGAGCTATGCAGACATGCACACTTTAGAACCATTAAGCTGTCAAAATAACAACAAAAGAATTAACAAATAGGACatccaaaaataatttcactgaactattaaaataagaagaaaaaatagaCAGGCAAACACAAAGGTATCAACGTAGTGATAACTAATGTGATacgaccaaaaaaaaagaaaagaatacaaATGGATCTAATATATAACCACTATTAATTGATCTGAATAAAATAACACAAACATTTCATAGGCAATGGATTTGCCACAAATTCACTTTTAACCAAAAGTTAAAAACAACTACTTAAATCGGAATGAAAAAGATCTATGAGAACTtaagaataaacaaaacaaaaaaaaacttaagaaTAAACCAAAAAACACCGAAGGCATATCTAGAATTCTAGAGGCCCAGGCGGAAGGTAGGATCAGCAGGTTGAAGCTGGTGACATATGCCTAAGTATGCAAGGAAAACAAGACGATCTTTAGCACCGGTACGATGATTCTCCGTATACTTGCAATAATACTTGAGTTGTGCCAGACTCCAACAACCAATCATTTGAAACAAAAAAAGCCAATTGATTTCTTTGATTAAGAAGTGGCTTCAAACTATTTGCTTGACTACAACTTCCACAACTAGGAAGCTTCGAATTCATCCAGTGTTCCGGTGCTCGATCACGCAAAGATTCTTTATGTACAGCAATATACTGCGAAATCTCCATAAACTTAGCTTCCAGATCAAACTCAATATTAAAAACATTACTGCATTTCTTGCACTGTACATCACCTAAAATACGTTTCATGTTGCGTGACAAAAGGTAATCAAGAGTATGAATATTTGCTCTTTGATTTGTAGCCCATTCATATGGTGGTACTATAGGTGTGTTCTTCATCTTGTCACGACCAATGGTTCTTCGCATAACACGTGATTTTGGTCTCGCAGGAGGGATACGTGAAGGTAATATATCTATGATATCTTgatgttgatgatggtggtggtgagaaACCGGTAATGGTGAAGACGGTGGCTGAGTAAAGAGTGTAAGCTTGATATCTTCTTCATTGATTTCACGATGAGACATGGGTTTTTGTTTGTCTTCGTCCATTCTACAACCAGGTCTACCAGGTCTAGTGTTTTTCTTTCTAGGGTTTACTGAATAGTTTTtataaagaaagaaaacagagaaaAAATGGGAGAGACGGTTTAAGGGAATTTACTCACGTAGGGAAGTGAATAACTAAGTGGACAAGTAAATGAATTTAGATTAATAATAAGAGGCTTAGATCAATGAATCTTATTTATTACATTAATATTTTAAGGAAATTTTGTTGAATTTAACTGATCCGCGTTGAAAATTCAGATTTGGGATAAGTACAGTGATACTATCATCTCTATCTTAAATTTGTTTCCAACTAAATTTCCTTAAAAATCTACTAACTAAActttcattaattttttaatttaatgTGGTCACGAAATTTCATGTTGGGCCGTATTTGTGGACTTGGACCTAATTATCTTTGACGC
This is a stretch of genomic DNA from Papaver somniferum cultivar HN1 chromosome 1, ASM357369v1, whole genome shotgun sequence. It encodes these proteins:
- the LOC113347366 gene encoding uncharacterized protein LOC113347366, whose product is MDEDKQKPMSHREINEEDIKLTLFTQPPSSPLPVSHHHHHQHQDIIDILPSRIPPARPKSRVMRRTIGRDKMKNTPIVPPYEWATNQRANIHTLDYLLSRNMKRILGDVQCKKCSNVFNIEFDLEAKFMEISQYIAVHKESLRDRAPEHWMNSKLPSCGSCSQANSLKPLLNQRNQLAFFVSNDWLLESGTTQLNGSKVCMSA